A region from the Rosa rugosa chromosome 6, drRosRugo1.1, whole genome shotgun sequence genome encodes:
- the LOC133716238 gene encoding cysteine proteinase inhibitor A-like — MAAVGGGVHESHCSENILEDDGLARFAVQEHNTKENALLEFLRVVKTKQQVVSGTVYYLTIEATDGGQKKLFEAKVWVKPPIAIEGLAMIKMLLKVTGAKQRN, encoded by the exons ATGGCCGCCGTCGGAGGAGGAGTCCACGAATCCCACTGTTCCGAAAACATCCTCGAAGATGACGGCCTCGCTCGCTTCGCCGTCCAAGAGCACAACACCAAGGAG AATGCTCTGCTAGAGTTTTTAAGGGTTGTGAAGACCAAGCAACAAGTGGTTTCGGGCACTGTGTACTATCTCACTATTGAGGCCACCGATGGGGGTCAGAAGAAGCTTTTTGAGGCTAAGGTCTGGGTTAAGCCTCCAATT GCGATAGAAGGTCTTGCAATGATTAAGATGCTTCTAAAGGTCACTGGAGCAAAGCAGAGAAACTAA